The Novosphingobium resinovorum nucleotide sequence ATGTCGGTGACCGAGACGATGCCCTTGGCGTCGAGCGTTTCGGAGGTGATCGCGGTAACGGTGACCGGAACCTTGAGGATGTCTTCCCCGGTCTTGCGTGCGGTGACGATGATGTCGCCGCCGGTGTCCTGCGCCATCGCGGGAGCCGCGGTCAGGCTTGCTGCAATAGCAATGCCTGACAAGGTGGAGGCGAACTGGAGTTTATATTTGCCGGTCATTTCGTCCCTCAATGTTAAAGGCGCACTTGCGGCGCCAATTGTTGTCACGTTCCCTGCGTATCTGCGAATTTCACTGCCATTGGTTTTTGTAATGATACTATGCACGTTCTGCACTGACGTGCAGAACCGGAAGCGAGTAAGCCATTGGCCGTCCTGTCGGCCCGATCGTGATAAAATTTCAATTTACGATTTTCGGTGAATCAAGAAATTTTTATCGCCGTAAGAATTCCCTTAACTCGCGCTCTATTGAAGAGGCTCGTGCCCTTTGTTCGCCTGTCGGATGCAACGGCGTCCGACAGGCGCATTCATCACCGCACAGCGACTTTCGTGAGCCAGGCTTCGAGGTCGCGGGCGAACTTCTGCGGCTTCTCCCACATCGGGAAATGGCCGAGGTCGGGGTATTCGATCAGCGTCACCGGCGCGTTGGTGAAGCGCTTGACCGAGGCACCGGCGCTTTGCGAGATCACGTCATCGTAGCTGCACCATTGCAGCAGCACGGGCACGTGGACGGTTTCGGCCACGGCGCCGACGTCCGATGTCTTGAACGCCTTGACGTTCGCCTGGATGTATTGCGCCTGCCGGTCGAGCGCGCCGGGCAGGTTGTTCATCTCGGTGATCTGGTCGACCATGCGGTCGGTCGGCTGGAAGCCGGGCGGGGTGGTATCTTCCAGCATCGCGCGCCAGAACCAGTGCGGGCGCCAGTTCGGCAGCACCGCCTTGAATACCGGCAGGCTCCAGCTCAGGCGCCAGTTGACCTTGCGGGTCTGGCTGGGGCGCTCCAGCGGCAGCATCGAGAACGCCATCGCCGTCACGTGGCCGGGATAGGCGCGGTTGTATTCCAGCCCTACGTTGGAGCCGTTCGACGTCGCGACGAGCGCGAACTTGTCGTAGCCGAGTTTCGTCAGCAGGCCGTTCATCAGCTGTGCCGAGCGCGGCGTCGAATAGACCCCGGAAGGATCGGGCGCGGTCAGGCCGTAAGGCGACCAGTCGAAGCGCACGACGCGGTACTTGTCCTTGAGGATCGCGGCGACGTCGTCCCACTCGTGCAGGTTGACGATCGAGCCGTGGAGCAGGACGATCACCGGGGCGCCGACCGGGCCTTCCTCGCGCACGTGCAGGCGCACGCCGTCGATGGTGACGAAGCGCGAGGGGCCGTCGGCCCAGCGCTTTTCCAGCTGCGCACGGTCGGACTCGCCCGCTCCGGCGCGCAAGGCCAGAACGGTGCCGCCGCCGACGAGGACGACTGCGCCCAGCGTGGCGAGTGCGATGCGGCCGATCTTCATGCCGTCACCGCTTCGCGCGCGGGCAGGCCCAGCGTCTCGCGCAGGGTGGCGCCCGGATAGTCGGTACGCAGGCGGCCGCGCGCCTGCAGGATCGGCACGACCTGACCGACGAAGTCTTCAAGGCCCCCCGGCATGTAGCTGGGCTGCAGGGTGAAGCCGTCGCAGGCGCCCGCGTCGCGCCACTCGATCATCATGTCGGCCATCTGCTCGGGCGTGCCGATGAAGACGTTGTGGCCGCGCGGGTGGCGCATGAAGTTGGCGGCGAACTCGCCCAGCGGCGTGCCCTTCTCGGCGCCCGGCACGATCGAGCGGGCGACGTCGCCCTGCGGCAGCAGGGTCTTCGCGAGAATCTCGTCGACCGGGATCTGGCCGAGCGGATCGAAGCCGGTCAGGTCGCAGCACAGCGATTCCGACAGATACTCGATCGCCAGCGCATCGTCGGCAAGGTCGAGGATCGCGGTATGCTCGGCGCGGGCCTCTTCCTCGGTGCCGCCGAGCACGCAGGAGAGGCCGGGCATGATGCGCACGCCGTCAGGGCTCCGGCCGACGCCCGCCACGCGGCTGCGCAGGTCGGTGCGGAAATCGACACCCGCCTGGATCGTGGCGGCGGGGCAGAAGATCGCTTCGGCCGTGCGCGCGGCGAAGTCGCGGCCGTCGGGCGACTGGCCTGCCTGCACCAGCACCGGGCGGCCCTGCGGCAGCTGCGGCCCTTCGCGGTCCATCTCGGCCCATAGTTCGCAGGCGCGGGCGACGACTTCGACGGCGTTGCGATAGCGCGCGTCCTTGGGCGGCAGTTCGGTCTCGCCGAAGTTGGGCGCGGTGTCGGGGTGCGCGGTGGTGACGATGTTCCAGCCCGAACGGCCGCCGGTGATGCGCTCCATCGTGCCGAAGCGCTCGGCCAGCATCTCGGGCGTGTTGTACGTGGTGGAGACGGTGGCGACGAGGCCGATATGCTTGGTCACCGCCGCCATCGCCGTCAGCAGCGTGACGGGATCGAGCGTCGGCATCGCCAGACGCTCGGGCGCGCGGCCGCCAGCCCCGCGCGACTGCAGCTGGTCGCCGAAGACGATCGCGTCGAAGCGGCCCTGTTCGGCCAACTGCGCGACGCGGGTGTAGTAGTCCATGTGGAACACGCCCTCGGGGCGCGCGCGCTCATGCTTCCAGCCGGTCGGGAAGAAGCCGATGCCTTGCAGGAAGGCCCAAAGATGAATCTGGTTTTGCATCATGCGATCTCCGGGATCACGGCGCCGCCGGGCTGGTTGGAGGCGGTGGAAGGGATGGGCAGGCCAAGCCGTGCGCGCAGGTCGCCAGCCGGGCGAGGCGCGAGCAGGGAGGCGAGACGCGCGCCGATCTGCGGCAGCTGCGTCAGGGCATCGCTCAAGGTGAAGTGCGCGCCGTCGATCTCGCGCGCCTCGAAGCGTTCGGCCAGCATGGCGGCGTCGGCATCGGCGCCGACCTTGATCAGCCGCTTGGTCGCCTGCGGGGCGGCGGTGCCGTCGGACACGAGTGCGATGTCGGCATCGTCGATGGCGATCGGATCGTCGCCGTCCACCACCAGCAGCGGATGGCCGAGCGGCGGGCGCATCGCGTTGACGGGACCTGCGACCTTGAAGAACGCGCCCTTGTAGTTCGATGCCTTGACCTTCGATGCGTCGAGGTAGCGGCCGCTTGTCTTGTCGAGGATCAGCGTGTCGCTGCCCCAGCCGTCCCACAACGCGCGGGCGGCGCCGACCATGTCTTCGGCCATGCCCTCGGGCGCGCCTTCGGGGACGACCGACCAGCCGGTGCGCCCGGCGGCGAGAAAGTCCACTGCCGACAGCGCGCGGGCGACGTGGAAGGGGTGCGCCTTCGATGCGGGCACGGTGGCGACCACGCCCAGCGTCGAGGTCATCGGTGCGGCCCAGGCGACGAGCACTTGCGCGTCGAACGGACGCTCGCCCGAACGGCCGAGCATGAGGAGGTCGAACCCGGCCGCTTCGGCGGCCTGCAGCACGGCGCGGGCATGGCCGGGCACGGCGAAGGCCGGTTCGGCCACGGAGGCGGAAAGGATGAAAGGTCTGGTCATACGATGATCACCGGGTCGTGGAGAGGATGGATGGGTTCGCAGCCGGTCTCGGTAATGCGGACGAGGTCTTCGCAGTGCGCCGAGCCGCCGATGCCGGTGTCCAGCGTCGGGCAGTCGACCGAGAGGATCATGCCCGGCTCGAGGACGATGTCGGGCTTGCGCCAGAAACCGCCGTGGACTTCGCCGGGCTCGTCGGTGTGGGCAAGGCCGACGCTGTGCGGGCCGAAGCCGATCGCGGCCTCGTACCCGGCAGCGCGGATCGCGGCCTCGCCGATCGCGGCGATCTCGGAATAGCGCAGGCCCGGGCGCAACTGTTCGCGCACCGCCTGCCAGCCGAAGGCGGCAGCCTCGGCGGCGCGGCGCGCCTCGCGCGTGGGCTCGCCGACGAACACGGTGCGCGCGAAGTCGCCATGGTAGCCGAGGAACTGGCTCACCCCGTCGAGCATCAGCGTCTGCCCGTCCTCGACCTGAAGGCGCGAGAGGTCGGAGGAGACGCGGTCGACGTTGAGGAACAGCGCGGTGTTGCCCCGCGCCGCGCACTCCATGCGATAGAGCGCCTGAAGCTCAACGTGCGTGGCGCCAGCGCGGATCGCATGGCCGACCGCATTGAGGGCATCGACGTTGGATCGCGCCGCGCGCGCCATCAGCGCATGTTCCAGCGGCGACTTCACGAGGCGGATCTCGCGCAGGATGTTGTCGGCCTGGACCATCGCGCCGGGGTGGTCGTGACGCTCGGCGACTTCGGCGATGACGGTGTGGTCGAAGCCGACCCGGCCCTGCCAGAGTCCCAGGCCCTTCATGGCCGCGACGATCGCGCCGCCCGCGTCGCTGCGTGCGGTCATGGCGCCGCTGAGGGTCGTGCTGACGGCCGCCCGGTGCCGTTCGGTGCCGCTGAGTGCCGCTGAGTGCCGTTCCGGAAGGACAGGAGAGAAGGGCACTTCGAGCGCGGTCTCGTCGCCCTCGTCGCCCATGTGCGTATAGAGCCAGACCGCCACGTCGCTGCGGCTGCGGCCGTCCGCCCAGCTGTAGTGATGCAGGAAGCGACTGGTCACGAGGCCCGGAATCTCCAGCCTTTCGCGCGCGATCAGGGCGAAAGTCCCCGGCGGCTGCCCGGCGCGGGTGCGCCCGATCTGCGGCCAGTGGCCCAGCGCGTGGAACACGTTGATCGGATCGCCCAGCACCAGCCCGGCCAGATCGTGCCGCTCCATGACGGCGAGAGCGCGGGCGAGGTTCATCGGCCCTTCGCGCTCGAGCGCCGCGAGTAACGCGCCATCGTCGGGGAGGAGTGTCGTGTCCATGCTGCAATATGAACACGACCGGGCGCGGTTCGCGCTCAGTGCTAAAGTTTTATTCGCTAGCCGATAAACTTTCTCTTCATGTCGTGGCTTGGCGAGCGACTGCGATAGCCTGCCTCTCATGAACCCGACTGACAAGAACCCATTTGCGCAGATCGAGCGCACTTTCGTGCGGCTCGACGAGGGCCAGCTTCACTTGCGGCGCCTTCCGGCCGCAGAGCCGGGGCACACGCCGCTGCTGCTGTTCCACGCCTCGCCTGCCTCTTCTTGGTTCCTGCAGGACTTCATGCTCGCCCTGCGCGCAGCAGGCCGTCTGGGCGAGATCGTCGCGCCCGACACGCTGGGCAACGGCGATTCGCCGCCGCCCGCTCCGGCCGAGCCCGACATTGCCTACTTCGCCGATTCGATGGACCGGCTTTGCACGGTGCTCGGCTTCGATGCGGTGGATGCCTATGGCACCCACACCGGCGCGCGTATCGCCTGCGAGCTGGCGGCGGGCCATGAAGGCCGCGTACGCCGCCTCGTCCTCGACGGCATCACCGAGTATGAGGACGAACTGCGGGACGCCGTCGTCGCCAATTACGCGCCCGTGGTGGAGCCCGACGAGTACGGCCGCCATCTGATCTGGGCCTTCAACTTCTGCCGCGACCAGGCGTTGTTCTTCCCGCACTTCATGAAGGATGCCGAGCACCGCCTCGCCGTGCCGATGCCGCCGCCGCAGATCCTGCATCGGATCACGCTCGACGTGCTCAAGGCGCTGGATACCTACCCCAAGCCCTATATCGCCGCGTTCCGCTACCGCGCGTTCGAGCGCATGGCGCGGATCGCCGCGCCGACGCTGCTGCTCAAGCCGGAAACCGAACTGGCCCTGCTCAACGCCTCGGTGAAGACCGCGCTCGGCCTGCTGGCCGA carries:
- a CDS encoding alpha/beta fold hydrolase encodes the protein MKIGRIALATLGAVVLVGGGTVLALRAGAGESDRAQLEKRWADGPSRFVTIDGVRLHVREEGPVGAPVIVLLHGSIVNLHEWDDVAAILKDKYRVVRFDWSPYGLTAPDPSGVYSTPRSAQLMNGLLTKLGYDKFALVATSNGSNVGLEYNRAYPGHVTAMAFSMLPLERPSQTRKVNWRLSWSLPVFKAVLPNWRPHWFWRAMLEDTTPPGFQPTDRMVDQITEMNNLPGALDRQAQYIQANVKAFKTSDVGAVAETVHVPVLLQWCSYDDVISQSAGASVKRFTNAPVTLIEYPDLGHFPMWEKPQKFARDLEAWLTKVAVR
- a CDS encoding LLM class flavin-dependent oxidoreductase; the encoded protein is MQNQIHLWAFLQGIGFFPTGWKHERARPEGVFHMDYYTRVAQLAEQGRFDAIVFGDQLQSRGAGGRAPERLAMPTLDPVTLLTAMAAVTKHIGLVATVSTTYNTPEMLAERFGTMERITGGRSGWNIVTTAHPDTAPNFGETELPPKDARYRNAVEVVARACELWAEMDREGPQLPQGRPVLVQAGQSPDGRDFAARTAEAIFCPAATIQAGVDFRTDLRSRVAGVGRSPDGVRIMPGLSCVLGGTEEEARAEHTAILDLADDALAIEYLSESLCCDLTGFDPLGQIPVDEILAKTLLPQGDVARSIVPGAEKGTPLGEFAANFMRHPRGHNVFIGTPEQMADMMIEWRDAGACDGFTLQPSYMPGGLEDFVGQVVPILQARGRLRTDYPGATLRETLGLPAREAVTA
- a CDS encoding LLM class flavin-dependent oxidoreductase translates to MTRPFILSASVAEPAFAVPGHARAVLQAAEAAGFDLLMLGRSGERPFDAQVLVAWAAPMTSTLGVVATVPASKAHPFHVARALSAVDFLAAGRTGWSVVPEGAPEGMAEDMVGAARALWDGWGSDTLILDKTSGRYLDASKVKASNYKGAFFKVAGPVNAMRPPLGHPLLVVDGDDPIAIDDADIALVSDGTAAPQATKRLIKVGADADAAMLAERFEAREIDGAHFTLSDALTQLPQIGARLASLLAPRPAGDLRARLGLPIPSTASNQPGGAVIPEIA
- a CDS encoding M24 family metallopeptidase codes for the protein MDTTLLPDDGALLAALEREGPMNLARALAVMERHDLAGLVLGDPINVFHALGHWPQIGRTRAGQPPGTFALIARERLEIPGLVTSRFLHHYSWADGRSRSDVAVWLYTHMGDEGDETALEVPFSPVLPERHSAALSGTERHRAAVSTTLSGAMTARSDAGGAIVAAMKGLGLWQGRVGFDHTVIAEVAERHDHPGAMVQADNILREIRLVKSPLEHALMARAARSNVDALNAVGHAIRAGATHVELQALYRMECAARGNTALFLNVDRVSSDLSRLQVEDGQTLMLDGVSQFLGYHGDFARTVFVGEPTREARRAAEAAAFGWQAVREQLRPGLRYSEIAAIGEAAIRAAGYEAAIGFGPHSVGLAHTDEPGEVHGGFWRKPDIVLEPGMILSVDCPTLDTGIGGSAHCEDLVRITETGCEPIHPLHDPVIIV
- a CDS encoding alpha/beta fold hydrolase, translating into MNPTDKNPFAQIERTFVRLDEGQLHLRRLPAAEPGHTPLLLFHASPASSWFLQDFMLALRAAGRLGEIVAPDTLGNGDSPPPAPAEPDIAYFADSMDRLCTVLGFDAVDAYGTHTGARIACELAAGHEGRVRRLVLDGITEYEDELRDAVVANYAPVVEPDEYGRHLIWAFNFCRDQALFFPHFMKDAEHRLAVPMPPPQILHRITLDVLKALDTYPKPYIAAFRYRAFERMARIAAPTLLLKPETELALLNASVKTALGLLADGHEASTGGSAQAKADVIAQFLAAGA